One genomic region from Nymphaea colorata isolate Beijing-Zhang1983 chromosome 10, ASM883128v2, whole genome shotgun sequence encodes:
- the LOC116262705 gene encoding rapid alkalinization factor-like, which produces MGELHPGRVFGFVPLLVVLLLGAAGWEVGEAGGELMMGQVERQLSAGLLECGGDSKGAGCFSDEEEFALDSETNRMLQSGAAYLSNLLLKKDGVPCRIPGRSYTSCGSPARSVYKYNRCSGTCLRFNI; this is translated from the coding sequence ATGGGGGAATTGCATCCCGGAAGGGTTTTCGGTTTTGTTCCCCTGCTGGTGGTGCTGTTGCTCGGGGCGGCGGGCTGGGAGGTAGGAGAAGCAGGGGGGGAGTTGATGATGGGGCAGGTGGAGCGGCAGCTCTCTGCAGGGTTGTTGGAGTGTGGAGGTGATTCGAAGGGCGCCGGGTGCTTTTCCGATGAGGAGGAGTTCGCGCTGGACTCTGAAACCAACCGAATGCTGCAGAGCGGTGCCGCGTACCTCAGCAATCTGCTGCTGAAAAAGGATGGTGTGCCATGCCGGATCCCTGGTCGTTCTTACACCAGCTGCGGATCCCCAGCCAGGTCTGTCTACAAATATAATCGCTGCTCTGGCACCTGCCTTCGTTTTAACATATAG
- the LOC116262817 gene encoding desiccation-related protein PCC13-62-like has product MASSFFYHLLAFIPFLLLVSFSTSQASSLNLSCASEPPATEMLVFPSDVPLLEFPLNLEHLEADFFLYGALGRGLDELAPELVMGGPPPVGARKANLDPLTRDIILQFGYQEIGHLRAIKETIRWFPRPLLDLSPSNFARVMDDAFGFQLSPPFDPYANSINFLLATYVIPYVGLTGYVGTNPNLKGHYSKRLVAGLLGVESGQDAVDRGLLYERKQQQVEPYNMTVEDFTDRISILRDRLGGCGVKDEGLTVPRELGAEGRIRGNILSGDMHSLSYARTPAEILRIVYGTGSERVPGGFFPKGGNGKIARSYLQHH; this is encoded by the exons ATGGCTTCATCATTCTTCTACCATCTGTTGGCCTTCATCCCTTTCCTTCTCCTCGTTTCTTTCTCAACTTCTCAGGCTTCTAGTCTGAACTTGAGCTGCGCTTCTGAACCACCAGCGACCGAGATGCTTGTGTTTCCTAGCGATGTGCCTCTGCTGGAATTCCCTCTTAATCTGGAGCACCTAGAGGCAGACTTTTTCCTCTATGGCGCCCTTGGGAGGGGACTGGATGAGCTTGCACCAGAGCTGGTCATGGGGGGTCCTCCACCCGTAGGAGCACGGAAGGCGAACCTTGACCCTCTCACCAGAGACATCATTCTACAATTTGGGTATCAGGAGATTGGTCAcctcag GGCCATTAAAGAGACGATTCGTTGGTTTCCTAGGCCTCTGCTGGATCTGAGCCCCAGCAATTTTGCTCGCGTAATGGACGATGCGTTTGGCTTCCAACTTAGTCCTCCATTTGATCCTTATGCCAACAGCATCAATTTTCTCCTGGCTACTTACGTCATACCTTACGTTGGGCTCACCGGTTACGTGGGTACAAACCCCAATCTCAAGGGCCACTATTCCAAAAGG TTAGTGGCAGGACTGCTAGGCGTGGAGTCTGGGCAGGACGCCGTGGACAGAGGCTTGTTATACGAGAGGAAGCAGCAGCAGGTTGAGCCCTACAACATGACGGTGGAAGACTTCACCGATCGGATCTCCATCCTCAGAGACCGTCTCGGCGGCTGCGGCGTCAAGGATGAGGGGCTGACTGTTCCTCGCGAGCTTGGAGCAGAGGGCAGAATTCGCGGCAATATCCTGTCCGGTGACATGCACTCTCTGTCCTACGCCCGCACTCCGGCGGAAATCCTGAGGATCGTGTATGGAACGGGCAGCGAGCGTGTGCCTGGCGGCTTTTTCCCCAAAGGAGGCAATGGCAAGATAGCACGATCCTATCTACAGCACCATTAG